Below is a genomic region from Armatimonadota bacterium.
GGCGGGCGCGCCCGGGCCCGGGCGGCAGCCGCGCCGGCCGGGAGCTGAGCAGAGCGGGGAGGTGGAGGCATGATCGGCCTGCGCGGCCGCGACCTGATCTCGATGGACGACCTGACCCCGGCGGAGGTGTGGGCGGTGCTCGACCACGCCCGCGACCTGAAGCGGCGCACCCACGCCGGGGAGGCCACGCAGCCGCTGCGGGGCAAGGTCCTGGCGATGATCTTCGAGAAACCCTCGCTGCGCACCCGCGTGACCTTCGAGGTGGGGATGGCGCAGCTGGGGGGGACGAGCATCTACCTGGCGCCGCAGGACGCGCAGCTGGGCACCCGGGAGACCATCCCGGACGCCGCCCGCAACCTGGAGCGCTGGGTGGACGTGATCATGGCCCGCACCTTCGCGCACGCCACGGTGGTGGAGCTGGCCCGCTGGGCGCGCGTCCCGGTGATCAACGGCCTCTCCGACCTGGAGCACCCCTGCCAGACGCTGGCCGACCTCCTCACCCTCTACGAGCGCTTCGGCGGCTTCCGCGACGTCACCGTGGCCTGGGTGGGGGACGGGAACAACGTCTGCCACTCGCTGATGCTGGGGGCGGCCAAGGTGGGGCTGAACGTAGTGGTGGCCACCCCGCCGGGCTTCCGCCCCAACGCCGGCATCGTCGAGCGGGCGCGCGCGGTAGGGCGGGAGACCGGGGCGGCGCTCACCCTCATGGACGACCCCCGCGAGGCGGTGGCGGGGGTGGACGCCATCTACACCGACGTCTGGGCCAGCATGGGGCAGGAGGCGGAGCGGGAGGAGCGGGCCCGCATCTTCCGCCCCTACCAGGTGAACGCCCAGCTCCTGGCCCGGGCCAAGCCCACCGCGGTGGTGCTGCACTGCCTGCCGGTGCACCGCGGCGAGGAGATCACCGACGAGGTGCTGGACGGGGAGCAGAGCGTGGTCTTCGACCAGGCGGAGAACCGGCTGCACGCCCAGAAGGCGCTGCTGGCCATGGTGGTGGCGTAGCCCTCGGGGGCCGCGCGGGCCGCGCAGGGACCGATGCCGTTCGACCTCACCATCCGCGACCTGGCCGACATCCTGGCCGTGACGCTGGTGGTCTACACCATCCTGACCCTCATCCGGGGGACCCGGGCGGTGCAGCTGGCCATCGGGCTCGGCATCCTCTTCGTGGTCTACGCGGTGAGCCGGCTGCTGGGCCTGCGCACGCTCAACTGGCTCCTCTCCTACGTGGGGCTGGTCATCCCCATCGCCTTCCTCATCCTCTTCCAGCCGGAGCTGCGCCGCCTGCTCGAGCAGCTCGGGCGGGGGGCCCCCATCGTGAGCGGCTTCGGGGTCCCGCTGGGGCGGGAGGAGGCGATCCGCCTGGTCAGCGACATCGCCCGGGCGGCGCGCGTCCTCTCCATCCGCAAGATCGGCGCGCTCATCGTCCTGGAGCGCTCCACGGGGCTCGTGGACGTGGTGGAGACCGGCATCAAGGTGGACGCCCAGGTGAGCGTGCAGCTCCTGCTGACGATCTTCTTCCCCAACACCCCCCTCCACGACGGGGCGGTGATCATCCGGGGGAACCGGGTGCTGGCCGCGGCCTGCCTGCTGCCGCTCAGCGAGAACCCCACGCTCAGCAAGACGCTGGGGACCCGCCACCGCGCCGCCATCGGCATCACCGAGGAGACCGACGCGGTGGCGGTGGTGGTCAGCGAGGAGACCGGCGTCATCTCGGTGGCCCGCGACGGGGAGCTGTCGCGCGGCCTCTCGGAGGAGGAGCTGAAGGTCTACCTGCTCGGGCTCTTCGGCGCGGCCGCCGCCCAGCCGTCCTGGTGGCCCTGGCGGCGGGTGGGGACGGTGGGCGGGCGCGCCGAGCGGGTGGTGGGCGCCGCCGACCGGCAGAAGTGAGCGGACGGGGCGGCGCGGGGAGCCTCGTGACCGGGCGGCGCCGCCCGGGCCGCGCGGAGGCCGCATGACCGGGTGGCTGCGCCGGCAGCTGGGGGAGCGGACGCTCATCTTCCTGCTGGCGTTCCTCATCGCCACCGTGCTGTGGCTCTTCGTCCGGGAGTCGGCCCGGCAGGTGACCATCCCCGGCCGCCCCGGATCCGGCGTGAAGACCGTGCCCGTCGTGCCGACGGTGGCCGGAGCCCCGGCGGAGGGGTTCGCCGTGCGCGCCATCGAGGTGACCCCCTCCACCGTCACCATCGCCGGCCCGGCGGGGGTGGTGGAGGGGATCGACGTGGTGCCGACCGCCACCGTGCGCATCGACGGGGCCACCCGGGACGTGGTGGAGACGGTGGACCTGCGCGTCCCGCCGGGCGTGTGGACCAGCGGCGGGGTGACGGTGCGCGTGGGGATCGATCGGCTGGTGGTGCGGGCGCTCGTCCCCGACGTCCCGGTGGAGGTCGTGGGGGCCGTGGCCTCCGCGCAGGTGACCGTGGCCCCGCCCCAGGTGACGGTGGAGGTGGAGGGCCCGCCGGCGGCGCTGGCCCCCCTGGGCCCCTCGGACTTCCGCGTGGTCGCCGACGTGGCGGGGCTCGCGCCCGGCACGCCCCACAGCGTCCGGCCGCAGGTGCGGCGGAGTCCCCCGCGCGTGCAGATCCGGGCGCTCCACCCGCCCACCCTCTCCGTGACGGTGCGCCGGCCGTGACGCGCCTGTTTGGCACCGACGGGATCCGGGGCGTGGCCAACCGGGAGCTTACGCCCGAGCTGGCCCTGGCGGTCGGGCGGGCGGTGGGTGGCCTGCTGCAGGGGGCGGGGCCGGTGCTGCTCGGACGCGACACGCGGCTGTCGGGGCCGATGCTGGAGGCGGCCCTGGTGGCCGGCCTGTGCTCCGCCGGCGCCGACGTCGAGCTGGGCGGCATCCTCCCGACGCCGGCGGTGGCGGCGCTGGCGCGGCTGCGCGCGCACCGCGCCGGGGTGGCGC
It encodes:
- the argF gene encoding ornithine carbamoyltransferase, coding for MIGLRGRDLISMDDLTPAEVWAVLDHARDLKRRTHAGEATQPLRGKVLAMIFEKPSLRTRVTFEVGMAQLGGTSIYLAPQDAQLGTRETIPDAARNLERWVDVIMARTFAHATVVELARWARVPVINGLSDLEHPCQTLADLLTLYERFGGFRDVTVAWVGDGNNVCHSLMLGAAKVGLNVVVATPPGFRPNAGIVERARAVGRETGAALTLMDDPREAVAGVDAIYTDVWASMGQEAEREERARIFRPYQVNAQLLARAKPTAVVLHCLPVHRGEEITDEVLDGEQSVVFDQAENRLHAQKALLAMVVA
- the cdaA gene encoding diadenylate cyclase CdaA — protein: MPFDLTIRDLADILAVTLVVYTILTLIRGTRAVQLAIGLGILFVVYAVSRLLGLRTLNWLLSYVGLVIPIAFLILFQPELRRLLEQLGRGAPIVSGFGVPLGREEAIRLVSDIARAARVLSIRKIGALIVLERSTGLVDVVETGIKVDAQVSVQLLLTIFFPNTPLHDGAVIIRGNRVLAAACLLPLSENPTLSKTLGTRHRAAIGITEETDAVAVVVSEETGVISVARDGELSRGLSEEELKVYLLGLFGAAAAQPSWWPWRRVGTVGGRAERVVGAADRQK
- a CDS encoding CdaR family protein; this translates as MTGWLRRQLGERTLIFLLAFLIATVLWLFVRESARQVTIPGRPGSGVKTVPVVPTVAGAPAEGFAVRAIEVTPSTVTIAGPAGVVEGIDVVPTATVRIDGATRDVVETVDLRVPPGVWTSGGVTVRVGIDRLVVRALVPDVPVEVVGAVASAQVTVAPPQVTVEVEGPPAALAPLGPSDFRVVADVAGLAPGTPHSVRPQVRRSPPRVQIRALHPPTLSVTVRRP
- a CDS encoding phosphoglucosamine mutase; translation: MTRLFGTDGIRGVANRELTPELALAVGRAVGGLLQGAGPVLLGRDTRLSGPMLEAALVAGLCSAGADVELGGILPTPAVAALARLRAHRAGVALSASHNPIEDNGIKVFGPDGFKLPDEVETRLEAALGDADLPRPTGTGVGT